One Cydia amplana chromosome 18, ilCydAmpl1.1, whole genome shotgun sequence DNA segment encodes these proteins:
- the LOC134656195 gene encoding myotubularin-related protein 10-B, translating to MNEKKTEKTFKSYINVSPPKNNGDRNGSVQEVKPKLLNGELIVGAAHSVVLLTPLSDRDHGRFGSLFVTNYKLAFVPLEKSVDDECSQRNHLLGPYEAALTSVGAVWLTDGGPVRRRRLLPKGDMPGKVKGLQVICKNMKVLTFSFANSPIGHGRKVAMALVHHAFPKRHDLLFAFEYKEPYYPALPSDLNMFIRTADWKRELERCDCPHWRITSINGTSDAFMLTAGETLIVPSSVLDYNLMESARHFRSGRVPVWVWGRSAGAALLRSAELLPTEQAATAESVLLEQVRRSHPKLTPPHVIYLCGNSFQQPSNAAGPNNAITPLPTLGALQASYKKLVELCTPTTLGGFWVQDSQYYSLMEASRWLRHVGSCVAFADSAAKHLADNVTVVLQEGDGVDYCAVVSCLTQLLLDPQFRTISGFQSLIQKEWVALGHPFCDRFGLPRPGNPKDSKDTSAAQTAPVFLLLLDCTWQLLQQFPDKFQFSETYLTTLWDCAHNHLFDTFLFNCPRDRELAVAKNFVQRPVWDWGEQFSEKDKALFYNPLYISDKSAVMTPKQRISTSSMPGKPAARQLQRLEPCTSVAGMELWSQCYERWLLPLDAPYAGPVQYHVFNCSVLGQIQRLNEKLSSLSIMSNRQSNGDCDEPTRPAAVSRFFPFSVARGNSRSTLDCMQVSLIDASQLLDSQSLLNAPD from the exons ATGAATGAGAAGAAAACGGAGAAAACCTTCAAGAGCTACATCAATGTATCTCCACCAAAG AACAATGGGGACAGAAATGGATCAGTTCAAGAAGTGAAACCCAAACTGCTAAATG GTGAGCTGATAGTGGGCGCGGCGCACAGCGTGGTGCTGCTGACGCCGCTCAGCGACCGCGACCACGGCCGCTTCGGCTCTCTGTTCGTCACCAACTACAAGCTCGCGTTCGTGCCGCTCGAGAAGTCAGTCGACGAT GAATGCAGCCAACGCAACCACCTCCTCGGTCCATACGAAGCGGCGCTCACAAGCGTCGGCGCCGTGTGGCTCACGGACGGCGGGCCGGTGCGGAGGCGCCGGCTGCTGCCCAAGGGAGACATGCCGGGGAAGGTTAAAGGACTACAAGTCATATGCAAG AACATGAAAGTCCTAACATTCAGTTTCGCCAACTCGCCAATCGGCCACGGCCGCAAAGTCGCCATGGCGCTCGTCCACCACGCCTTCCCAAAACGGCACGATCTGCTCTTCGCCTTCGAGTACAAGGAACCTTACTACCCCGCCCTACCCTCGGACCTAAATATGTTCATACGAACGGCGGATTGGAAGAGGGAACTAGAAAGATGTGATTGCCCTCATTGGAGGATTACTAGTATCAACGGGACGTCTGATGCCTTCATGCTGACGGCGGGCGAGACGCTGATAGTGCCCAGTTCTGTGCTGGACTACAATCTCATGGAGAGCGCGAGGCATTTCag ATCAGGTCGGGTGCCGGTGTGGGTGTGGGGCAGAAGCGCCGGGGCCGCGCTGCTGAGAAGCGCGGAACTGCTGCCGACGGAACAAGCCGCCACCGCAGAGAGCGTGCTGCTCGAACAG gtCCGACGCTCCCACCCCAAGCTGACCCCGCCGCACGTGATCTACCTATGCGGGAACAGCTTCCAACAGCCGAGCAACGCCGCGGGCCCCAATAATGCCATAACTCCCCTGCCTACGTTAGGGGCACTTCAGGCCTCGTACAAGAAGCTAGTCGAGTTGTGTACGCCAACCACGTTAGGAGGATTCTGG GTACAAGATTCTCAATACTACTCGCTCATGGAGGCAAGCCGGTGGTTGCGTCACGTCGGCAGCTGCGTGGCGTTCGCGGACTCGGCGGCCAAGCACCTCGCCGACAACGTCACCGTCGTACTACAGGAGG GTGATGGCGTCGACTATTGCGCAGTGGTGTCGTGCCTAACGCAACTGCTACTCGATCCACAGTTCAGGACTATATCGGGCTTCCAGTCACTCATACAGAAGGAGTGGGTCGCGCTAGGACACCCGTTCTGCGACAG GTTCGGCCTGCCGCGGCCCGGGAACCCCAAAGACTCCAAAGACACCTCCGCCGCGCAGACAGCGCCGGTGTTCCTCCTCCTCCTGGACTGCACGTGGCAGCTGCTGCAGCAGTTCCCCGACAAGTTCCAGTTCTCGGAGACCTACCTCACCACGCTGTGGGACTGCGCGCACAACCACCTCTTCGACACGTTCCTGTTCAACTGCCCGAGGGACCGCGAGCTCGCTGTTGCCAAG AATTTCGTCCAAAGGCCAGTTTGGGATTGGGGCGAGCAGTTCTCAGAAAAAGACAAGGCATTGTTCTACAATCCTCTCTACATTTCGGATAAATCAGCAGTGATGACACCAAAACAAAGGATAT CAACCTCATCAATGCCCGGCAAGCCGGCAGCTCGGCAGCTGCAGCGGCTAGAGCCCTGCACGTCCGTGGCCGGCATGGAGCTCTGGTCGCAGTGCTACGAGCGCTGGCTCCTTCCACTAGACGCGCCGTACGCCGGCCCCGTGCAGTACCACGTGTTCAACTGTTCTGTTCTCGGCCAG ATACAACGACTAAACGAGAAGCTGTCTTCCCTGTCGATAATGAGCAACCGGCAGTCCAACGGCGACTGCGACGAGCCGACACGTCCCGCGGCCGTCTCACGTTTCTTCCCCTTCAGCGTGGCGCGCGGCAATTCGCGTAGCACGCTCGACTGCATGCAG GTGAGCCTCATCGACGCCTCACAGCTCCTGGACTCCCAGTCTCTGCTGAACGCCCCGGACTAA